The genomic stretch GTGTTTTGGCTTCTCAACATTTTCTCTTTGATTTACACACTTGATCTTTTTGAGTGGAATGGAAACTTTGTAATGAATCCTCATCATTTGGCCTTTCCCTGTAAACACTCTGATTGATCTCTCACTGCAGAATGCTACCCTGTCACTTGAGATGAACAGCAGACCTGCTAGAGGCCCTGATGTCGTCGAAAGATAGCATGGCGAAGCTTTTAGAAGCGTCTCGCCTTCTCTGACATTGAAGAATTGCTTAAACACTTTGTCTATTCCACCAAGTTGAAGAATTCTAGCCCCTAAGCTCAACTTCCCCTTAAGACTTTCAGATATCTTTGGTGCCATTCTCACTGCAAATTGATACTCATATATATCAGTTGAATTTGTATTTAGACTACTTCACAATTCACATGAACACCAAACAAATCATTTTGATAACAACAAAAGGGTACTCACCATGTTCTTGGACTCCTCGTGAAAGACTATCATCACCCTTCCTTCTAAGTTTGTTTAGAATTGAATATACTCTGCCTGAAACAATGAAATTCACAAGATATTATTAGTAAGTAAATCCATGAAAAGTTCAATAAACATTGATGTTTGTGTATACTcaggaaaagaaattaaagtagTCTTACTTTGCTTTGATGCTTTTGTTGAATATTGGGATTGAGTAGAGGAAGAGTCTAGCAAATAGTATCTGTTAACTGATTTCTGAAGCTGATCACATGCTGCTGAGATGATTGGATTTCCAATGAACAAGTCTTGAAGAAGTGATGATGAGGTCTGCATCTTCTTTGACATTTTAGCAGTTGGTGATTAAGATACTAGATGATGGAGGAATGAAGATATGTTCACTTGGGCTGGTTTGATGAGTCCCTTGTAATCCAAAGAGGTATTTAAAGGATTGAAATCTTTGAATTCAATATTGATCCTTGTGTTGTATGACTCAGACTAGGATCATCAACCATGATATTGTTAGTATTGACAACATGTATTGTctgctttcttttctttttgaaaaaagttgctatacaaagaTTCAATATCCACGTCAACATTTTTTAGACAAACAAATTATGAAGAgggtagttttcttttctttttagcgGTTAAGACTTTAGATAGATAGAAGAGTTGATATCTTAAGGTGCAAGGTTCCATATTTGTTGGTAGAAACAAAGGAAATAAAGCATTTGTCTCTGAtgacataatatatatataatttgcaACTTGTAGTGGAAAATAAAccttaaaaaaatgtaaaagagCATTGCTACCATCTTTTTTTATGTTGCTTATGTATGTGAGAGCGTTCTGAGTTGGCATCTTAACTTTATGATGCATCTCTTTTAACTCTCTTACCAAACATAGAATCCATGTTGATGACTTCAAATATGTAAAAGTTCACTTCAAATATGTTGATACCATAAGCATAACCATTTGGCAGAAGTGGGAAACAATACAATCTCTTTGCTTTCCAGTGAATAGGGAATGGACGGCATTCCCTGCATTTAGATATTCCTTTTTGCATTGTTTGTTTTGGAATGATTGACTAATCTTTGAAGAAACTGaatttgtttttctatttcttttggACCTAAAACATTGCATTTTAAGAGGGGTGGCATGTGCTTTTGTCTTTGTGGGGCATGCAATCAcatcaaatcaaatcatattttcataTCAACTTTATGACATGTGTATCAAGGGAACTGCCAAATCATTTCCACATAGGtcatttctcttctctttctttcattTGTTGCATGCATGGACCATTGAGAATATCTCAAGTTAATGACAGTAACAGCAACATGCATATAGCACTTCTTATCTAGGTTCTAATATGTAAAGTACTTGAAACTTGAATATTTTATTTCCCTAAGAGAAGCTCCtacattattatattaatagAGTCAAAGTATAGGAAACATTTTAAGTGCACTAGGAGTACCGGTACtccagttgttttaaccgttgatctgaattataaaaaatatatataatatatattaattaaatcaacggttaaaataaCTGGTACATCGGTAATCCCTGATGCACTTGAAATGTTTCCCAAAGTATATATTATAAAGTGAGGTTGCTGAGGCTGAGAGGGCTATGAAGACAATGTCATGTGATGGAACTTGATACTGTTTAGGCCAGAAATAGAAAGTGGTCTCTTTCACATGCATCAATGTTGCAAAGAAAATAATATAGCCAAATCACTTCCACATCATCCCCATATGCTGCTAGAAATTCAAAGCTAATAGTAAAAGTTTCTCCTTCATTACTTTCTGTTTTGATCATTTTAAAGGGGAAACACTCTTCTACTTATATCTCACTTGGCCACAGCTAAACAAGAAATACCGAAATAATTATAATGTGTTGAACAAAAATCTAAGTTGCATGATTGATTTAACTTGAGTAATATTTTTCTTAGGACattataagaataaaaaatattatctttctGAATTTAAGATATAATTCAGATCATATAATGCTCTTTTTAgagaaatttttaattattatcatTCAAGCCTAAAAAGAGTTATTAAGCGAAATTTTAGAGTTTGTAAAACAAGGTGAGAGATTTACCTTTGGATTTGATCTTTGTTTTTGTGCCCTAATCTCtgacttttctttttctttcttttttgtttcttgaTTTTGGCAATCAAAAATCACCTTTTTCTTCTTGATGTGAAACTCTAATCCGAGCTTCCTTTTCTTGCTTTCTGTTGGAGCTAATTCACGTAGGttagagaagagagagaatgaaTTTGGTAACGTTGAGAGGAGGATGGATTGTTTATTGGAAGTGGATTCTCtccagtgaaaaaaaaaaattggatggtGTATAGTGTTTAATCTAACAATTCATTATtttctctcttatttatttctggTCTTACTTATAGAATCAAATGTGAAAGATCACACTGAATTTTGTCCAATGTTAAAAAAACTAAAGAAGATCcattttcttgtttattttaatCTTAGATAATGATTTGCAActattccttcttttttttttttggtcaagtTGATTAGACAACTCCCAATCTTAGACATTACATCCATACACCCATGTATTACACACCCACACAACTCACTCACACACACTACATGGGAGTACACATAAATGGTTCTATATTTCTCCATGAAGACTTGAACCCGGTGCAACTCTATGGGAGGCACACAAAGTGGCGATCTAACCCAGGCCTCGGCTACTTGCAACTATTCCTTGAACCATGAATGATTGAGCTGAATGTTTATGGGCCTGAACCATCATAGTGTGACCTTACTTGCCAAACAAATTAATCACACATTTTTAGATTTTTGGTCCTATGTCATcaaattattgttattattttttcaaattcaatcgTTTTACTTTGAAATGCTATATagttttgaaataataaaaaaaaatttgcattaaaaaaaaattgattgagaataaaaatagaaataatataatataaaaatagaaattaactGTATGCTCATTGTATATTTGAATATATCTAGTAAATAACTAACCTATTGTatacatttttaaaattcttttttattatataatcttaaattttctttttactcCTACTGTACACATTGTGCACTAAAATTATTGTCTCTCTATACTTTTCCAAAACTTAATAATGTATTAATGTTTGATGAAATGAATTCggttaataatataaaaatttgtcTGACTATTTTGAACTGGTTAactaaaattcatcaaatttAAGTAATTAATCAGAATTTTGATGAAAAGAGTTAGATGGTGTAATTGCAATCCGAAATGCAAAATGTAGCTCCTGAAAATTTTACATCATAGATACAAAAATAGTTGAGCCTGAAAGCTTACAACTGGGCAGCAAAGTTTATATGCAAACATGGGGACAGCAATGCCATATTCTCTACACCTCAGATGATAACAATCTTTTCTATTCAACATCACATGCAACATTATCAAAATCTTGAGTTGACTTGTACCCAAATCGAGTTTTCGTGTAAACTCTTACGAGCTTACGAGCTGACTCTTAGGATTCAAGTTTACTTATGCTCTACAATCTCAAATTTGATAAACTTGGTTTCAGGTTTACAGTGACAAGTGCCATCTAATTGTTTGTACTCGGACATTAGGCGAAAAGATGAAGCCTCTGCATCATAAATGAAGCCCTGCATCTTCACTCTTCACTTATGGCTACCCATTTTTATTGCTAACTATCATCTCTTGAATCTTAATGTGTATCCTCAGAACATGAATTTTTGTGACTCAGCTTATAGGCTCAAAAGGGTGACTCTTTCTTCATGTAAGCTTGTGAAATTGCCTGCTCAAGATATTTGAAAGTTTTCTGATACTGTAAGACACCCATAAACCAGAATTCATAATTGTCCACTGTATCTATCTCTATAAACTTCTGTTTTGGTTTTTGAATACTTTCACTTTGGTTCACACACTTGACTTTCTTGAGCGGAATGACAACCTGCACATGGCATGAAATGCAAGACTTTCAGATTACCTAAAAGAAAATACTGAGAGAGATGAAGAAAGATTATGAATACATCACTTCATGACTTGCCTTATAACGGATCCTGCACATCTGGCCTTCCCGGCTGTAGACCTTCATTGATCTATCGCTGCAGAAGGCAACCTTGTCGGTGGAGACAAAGAGCAGACCTGCTAGAGGGCCTGACGTCGTCGATAGATAGCATGGGGATGCTTTCAATAACCTCTCCCCTTCTTTCACCCTAAAGAATTGCTTGAAGACTTTCTCCACTCCACCAACCTGAAGAATATGAGCCCCTAATCTCAACTTCTCCTTAACAGTTTCAGATATCTTTGTCCCCAATCTCACTGTAATCTCACAGTTACATAAATTTGAATTAGATTTGCATATTATAGTTTCACAAGGAAAAATAAGTTAAACTGATATAGCTCCTACAGATATTGAAGGAAAGTAGTTTGAACTTTGAATACTAACCATGTTCTTGAACTCCTTGTGAATGACTACTATCTGCTTTCTTTACAAGCTTGTTTATAATGGAGTATAGTCTACCTGAAATATTAAGCTCTTAGTATTGGTAAAACTATCAAGTATCAAACATCAACATTTCTTCCTGAATTAGTTGTTTATGTGTAAAGAGAAAGAGACTATTACTTTGTTTTGATGCTTTTGTTGAGTACTGAGATTGGGCAATGACAGGATCAGGCAAGTAGTATCTGTTAACTGTCTTCTGCAGCTGATCACATGCTGCTGAGATGATTGGATTTCCAATGAACAAATCTTGAAGAATTGATGAGGTCTGCATGATTGATTATTAGTGAAGAGGAGTGATCTGAGTATACAAGATTGATGAGAGCAAGTTAAGGTCACTTGGGTTTGATCAGTCCCTTGAATTCAATAGAGGTATATATATAAAGGGATGAAAACTAGGTAGTTGAATATAGATTCTAGAGACTCAATCATGGATCACCAATCATGAGTCATGAGCATTTAGTGATATAAAGGCGCTGACATGTCAAGTTGAAATACAGCTATTCAAGATGATATTTTAACACGATGGACTGATTGGTTGCTTTTAGAAAAAAGGTGCAAGTGTGCAACAGAAGCATCCGATTCATCTTTCTGAAACCTAGTTAAGATGCTTAAAAGGGGTAGTTTTAAGAAAGAGCAAGGTCCCATAGACCGTCATGGTGGTTGATGATCAAAATAAGGGAATTTGGTAATGACTTCCAGCTATCCTTCAGAGAAAAAAAGTGCACTTTTCTTTTGCAAAACCTGCTTATGTAAGAATGCTTTATAAAGCATTCATGAGCTGGGATTTTCAGATATATGAATATGAAATTGAAAGTTGAAACCTCTCCAATTGTATTGAGAGAGAAAGGTAAGAAAAACGTGTACAATAATATCCCATATTCCTTTGGGACCATTTATCAAACACTTAGAGTACATATATTTGCAGTCATTTAGAGACGGTTCAGCtgttaaaaaatatcatttttccCCCTCAGCTTTGCTCTCAAACTTCAGGGTGAAGTGGATATTAAAACTTGTGTCACTCACTTCTAAAAGCATAAGAAACTTCAGGATTCATGGTAACAAGTGTCTATATGATGATGTATGAGACAACATAATAATGTGTTGCTTTATCATACTTTGGAAAATGATTGATTCAGCTTTGAAGGAAAATGAGATCAGAGGCAACTATCAACATGGCATGGCACCTCATGCTTTTTGTGTTGGTGGGAAAGGGATATTAAGATTACGTCTatgtcattttattttattatattatttttttatcgaAAGACTAAAAAAGTGATTtggacaaataaaataattcataaGGAAATCAGCCTCTTGATCTTTTTCTTAACCCTAAAAAAAAGATCATGCGAAGGAGATGATTTGAGTTGTCGTCCAGAAAAGAAATTAGTTACAGTGCATAAAACCGAAGAACAGAGGAGTAATTTTCTTTATGCAGATCTATGTAATTGTAATCTGCAAAAACATACGTGACGccattaaaaaaatgttatcttattattatcatcattaattaataattaaataaataaagaaagaaaaagaaaaagagtatgAGCGGAAAATCTGGCATTcgttaattcatcttcttcgtTATTGAGAATCAGAACAGAGCACAGATCTCAACTACTTCTTCGTCTTCAATGCAATGGGGAGAGCCTCGATTTTCGTGTACATCGGTGTAGCCGTAGTGCTCCTCTTCTTCCTGTCGCGCTCACCACACAACCACCACTCCTCCACCCACCGCCACCGCCGCCTAAGGCTCCGCTCCAACTTCACCCTAACTCCATCCCACCACCACTCCCACCATGACCACGTCGCCTTCGACCCCCTCGTCGCCGAGATCGAGCGCCGCCGCGAGGACAAGCAGTGGGAGATGGAGCACCTCCGCCACAACCACCCCGAACTAGTTCACGAAGACGACTACGACGACTCCGCCCCCGGCCACGAGTCTCAGCCGGAGTGGGAGGACTTCATGAACGCCGAGGACTACCTCAACGACGAGGACAAGTTCAATGTCACCAACAggctcctcctcctcttccccaaGATCGATGTGGACCCCCCCGACGGGTTTGTTAGCGAGCACGAGTTGACTCAGTGGAACGTTCTCCAGTCCAACAGAGAGGTTCTCCACCGCTCCCAGAGGGAGATGGATCTCCACGACAAGAACCACGACGGCTTCGTCTCCTTCTCCGAGTACGATCCTCCCAGCTGGGTTCACAATTCAGGTTCACCTTCTCCTCTCGATCTATAACCTTTTTGTTAGTTCACACTATGAATAGATGCTCGTGAATTCAATGTAGTAGTAATGTTTGTTGCAAATTTATGGGAGATGCTGGTTTCTGTTTCTGATTggtttgttattattatttgagcATCTTGTTTTCTCATTTATCAGGTGTTGGATATGACATGGGTTGGTGGAAAGAAGAGCATTTTAATGCATCTGATGCAGACGGAGATGGTCTTCTCAACTTAACCGAGTTCAATGAGTGAGCTCCTACTCCTAAATCCTAATACTTGTTATGAAACCTTGTTCTTGTCTATGCATGTAAACAAGTTTTGCCTTTGTTAACATTggcttttgtttttttattctaGCTTTCTTCACCCAGCTGACAGCAAAAACCCAAAGCTTCATCAATGGCTGTGCCAGGAGGAAATCAGGTAATTACAACCCGAAAATGTCTATGGCTGTTTCAGTATCAGTTAGTTCACGAGTAAATGATTTCTGTTTTGTTACATCAATGCCTTGGCTTCGTCATGCTTGATTTACCCAATTCTTTACAGGGAGAGAGATACAGACCGAGATGGGAAGATCAACTTTAAAGAGTTTTTCCATGGGCTCTTTGATTTGGTAAGAAATTATGATGAAGAAACTCACAATGGTTCACATCATTCTGATAATTCAATGGATGCACCAGCTAGAATGTTGTTTGCTCAGCTTGACAAAGATGGAGATGGGTACTGATGATTTCCATTTTAATGCTGAGTCACTTATCTTTGAATGATTGTGCCAGTTTAGTATAATTCAGTTTTGACGTTTCATCTTTGTAGGTTCTTGTCAGATGTTGAACTACTCCCTATAATTGGGAAAATCCATCCATCTGAGCAATATTATGCAAAGCAACAAGCAGATTATATCATTTCACAGGTACTGAATTTAACCTTATGATAATGATAATTACACTCTTGCAATGTAATTGGAACATAGAAAGGACTTTTTATTCTTGACCTAACATGGATCACATCTATAGATGTTTTTTGAGTAGATACTTTATGTTTAACTATGCCATAGTATCACAACTTACCTTTGGATGTTTATGAGAAAACCAACAGATAAAAATTCACGAGAAAAACTCTTAATTCCAAATAAAATCCCTACTAGAATCCAAAGCTTCTAAACCCATAAATTTCTAGTCAAAGTCTCTAAAATATATGTATCCAACATGTTGAACTCGCAAAGCTCTATAGAGTATCAAGTTCATAAAGGAATAGTTTTAGAAGCTATGGTGTGCAAATTTTGTAGCAGAGGAAGTAAAAAATAGAGCCTTGGTGATGAAAAGCAATACAAAGAATCACGGGTAAAATAATAAGAcaatgaaggagaagaatggaAAAATGGAGAGAGAGGCACGGTTCTAAAACAAAATCTGCCCTACttgtgtttaaaaaaaaaaaggaaaaacttGTTCACTCTATTATACATATTGCGTTTTGTGTGCTTAGAGACCatttttttcaaagaaaaaaacTTTTGTAGTTAAATAATGATGTCATAACAGATTGAACTATTTCATGCAATTAGGAAAGCTGATTAGTTTTCCATAGCTTGACGCTTTACCTTTGGAGTTAAAATGATGTCTTTTTTGGATAAATAATGTCTCTTACTGTAACCTTGTGGACTGATAGCCGCATGTCATGGTAATTATGGGTGACATAATAGCTGCTTCCTTTCAGTAACTTTTAACTGCtaattgataatattttttagttaaaatccGTCACtatgattatatatatttatgtatattagTTTGTTGCACATTTGTTTTATACACAAAAATATTCACGAGATGTTAAACCTTCTTGTTGGATTGGGTAAGGTGTGCTTGTGGGTGTATCTGTGGGAATGTGTGTGCGCATGTGCTATGTGTTTGTGTCCATGGTGGTATTGTGTTCTAATTTCCAATGTAATAGGCATTTGAATTAGTACTGCTAAAGCCACAGACCTCACTGCTAAGAAAACCTGTTTTCATGGAATAGGTTTAGGTAGGAGCAAGGAAAGATTTCCTTATCTTGGTGGAGGAGTTGTTGTACTCCTCCGTTTCTTATGAAGGTCTTTGACTTTTTGAATAATATCAAGATATATGATTGTATTATGAATGAAAATAACCACCAATAAGCAATGAAAGGAAATTTATTCTATTTAAGAATGTGAAGCCTATGGTAACAAATGTTTCCATTTTTATTTGTTGGGGTATGGTGTGGGGCCAAAGGGGTGTGGGTGGTGTCTCCAGCATGCTTGATTTACATATTAAGCGTGTTTAACTAGATGTTAGCATTGGATTAAATTTTCTTCAAGCTGGCTCCAGAGTAATCTACAATTCTACATCATCTCGATGTGTTAACATCCTGAAGTAATTTCATTGTTGAATTTGTAATAATTTGTTTAGGTAGGCAGATATTGACAAAGACAGCTCAATATGAACTCCAACATATGTTGCTTAACATCATGCATTAATTTCTTCAATATACATCCTATTTATTCATGAAATAATGTGATGACAGGCGGACGCTGACAAAGATGGGCGCCTTAGTTTGACTGAGATGATTGAGAACCCATATGTATTTTATAGTGCCATTTTCAACGATGAAGATGACGAAGACGACTATGATTACCACGACGAGTTCCGGTGAAATTCTTGTTAGGTAAGGGAAGCCCTCTCATCCTGTGTCAAACTTATCCAACACTTAGTGaagattttatgattttatcttTGATATTTCTGTGACCATGGATTGCAGGATACACGGCACAAAACCTAGTTTTATTTTTGTGATGAGTCAGTGCAAAGTTATGACATAATATTGAAAGTTTACCTGTTAGGTTCATAGTCTCAATCCTGGTGGGGTTGCCAACATTTGTTGCTTCTTTCCACTGGTATTATATCTGCTGCGAGTTCTTAGTTTACTTTTTTGACTGCGGAAGCCTGTAATAGAGATAGAGTGAGGGTCAGAGACACCTGCTATATTAGTTGGAGGACAATAGAATATCTCAATTTCAATGTAAAACTTGTATAATATACAGATTTTCAAGTCACTGGCTGAGTAACACATCAATGGATAATATTTGTACcatatgatgatgataatgatctTGCTGGTTCTAGATTTCTCGTAGCACATTCACAACTCTATTCTTGGATCCAACTATCTGTCACAAATCATTTTAAAACAAAACGAAGTGGCCAATAATGGTTTTGGATTTTTCGATATACTTTAGGAAAGATTCGATTCTTACCTGAATTATCCTTTAGTTGAGGAGTTCGTCTCATCATACATGTTTCTTGTTTCCTATTTGGAGTTaaactactttttttttcttttttaaaacaatttaatttaataaatgtaAAGTGTTCGAGATCCAGTGTGGATGCTCCACTAGAGCCAATCATGACTGttatttaattagaaaattatttataaaataataaaataaaaacttaattattaatttattattaaatttataatttatattatgtgTGAGTAACTGAGTGTtctaattttattgaattttttcattttaaaggATTTGATCTTATATAAATAAACCCTTTTAATTCCATGTTCAATTAAAGCATAATAAATGTATTGAGCTTGATAAAATGGTTCACTTTTTTGTGTCATAGTCTCTAATTTTATGCAAGTTAGGCTGACTTGTGGACATTGGAGATAGTTAACAAACTacacttttcttcttttctcctCAAGAAACCGACAGCATAGCTTACTTCATAGTCCTAGGACTAGGAttattcacataaaaataattacttgcATATGAGGAAAGGACAAGTGTActtgcattttcaaaagcatatATCATACGAGCCACTATCAGTTTCAAGATTAACCAATTCACCACCACCATTCCATGTTAGCCGTCCACGTTATTATTATACTCTCAACAATTCTAATTTACAATAAATAAGTCAAGCACACAACCAACAGGAGGGACAACATGTTGTCAGATCCTACAATTTAGAAGGTGCACTCATGCAATTGGAAAATTGTTCTTTAAATATTGCGTTAGAGATAGCTTATCATATTAATACTTAATTTATTGTTAAATGAGATATAAgtactatttatttttatttgttaatgaatcaaatttaaatcaatatatatacatataataacaaaattttctttatttttttctcagaatattttttaatccaACAAATAAAGAATTAACCTGTCACGa from Arachis stenosperma cultivar V10309 chromosome 9, arast.V10309.gnm1.PFL2, whole genome shotgun sequence encodes the following:
- the LOC130951544 gene encoding GEM-like protein 4, producing MSKKMQTSSSLLQDLFIGNPIISAACDQLQKSVNRYYLLDSSSTQSQYSTKASKQSRVYSILNKLRRKGDDSLSRGVQEHVRMAPKISESLKGKLSLGARILQLGGIDKVFKQFFNVREGETLLKASPCYLSTTSGPLAGLLFISSDRVAFCSERSIRVFTGKGQMMRIHYKVSIPLKKIKCVNQRENVEKPKHKYIEIVTMDNFDFWLMGVIKYQKTLTCLEHAISQA
- the LOC130951555 gene encoding putative GEM-like protein 8, with amino-acid sequence MQTSSILQDLFIGNPIISAACDQLQKTVNRYYLPDPVIAQSQYSTKASKQSRLYSIINKLVKKADSSHSQGVQEHVRLGTKISETVKEKLRLGAHILQVGGVEKVFKQFFRVKEGERLLKASPCYLSTTSGPLAGLLFVSTDKVAFCSDRSMKVYSREGQMCRIRYKVVIPLKKVKCVNQSESIQKPKQKFIEIDTVDNYEFWFMGVLQYQKTFKYLEQAISQAYMKKESPF
- the LOC130951554 gene encoding uncharacterized protein LOC130951554; this encodes MGRASIFVYIGVAVVLLFFLSRSPHNHHSSTHRHRRLRLRSNFTLTPSHHHSHHDHVAFDPLVAEIERRREDKQWEMEHLRHNHPELVHEDDYDDSAPGHESQPEWEDFMNAEDYLNDEDKFNVTNRLLLLFPKIDVDPPDGFVSEHELTQWNVLQSNREVLHRSQREMDLHDKNHDGFVSFSEYDPPSWVHNSGVGYDMGWWKEEHFNASDADGDGLLNLTEFNDFLHPADSKNPKLHQWLCQEEIRERDTDRDGKINFKEFFHGLFDLVRNYDEETHNGSHHSDNSMDAPARMLFAQLDKDGDGFLSDVELLPIIGKIHPSEQYYAKQQADYIISQADADKDGRLSLTEMIENPYVFYSAIFNDEDDEDDYDYHDEFR